The genome window CGCACGGGGACCGGCTGACGCGGCTGCCGCGGGGTTTTTCGGTGGTGGCGACGACGGAGAACTCGGACTACGCGGTGATCGAGCACCGGGAACGCCGGTTCCTCGGGCTGCAGTTCCATCCGGAAGTGGTCCACACGCCGCGGGGGAAGGAGATCCTGTCGAACTTCGTCCATGGGATCTGCGGATGCGGGAAGGAGTGGACAATGCGGCATTACCTCGACCAGGCGGTCGAGCAGATCCGGGCCGATGTGGGGAAGGAGCGAATCCTGCTGGGTCTGAGCGGCGGGGTGGATTCGAGTGTGGCGGCGGCGCTGATTCACCGTGCCGTCGGAGACCAGCTCACCTGCATCTTCGTGAACAACGGTCTGCTGCGGGCCCGCGAGGACGAGGTGGTCCGGGAGGTGTTCGGTCGGAACTTCCGCATCCGGCTGCAGTACGAGGATGCGACACGGCTGTTTCTGAGCCGGCTCAAGGGGGTGTCCGATCCGGAGAAGAAGCGGAAGGTCATCGGCCGGACGTTCATCGAGGTGTTCGAGGCGGCCACGAAGAGGGCGGGGGCGGCGCGGTTTCTGGCGCAGGGGACGTTGTATCCCGACGTGATCGAATCCGAGCCCATCGGGGGGAACCCGGCGGCGCTGATCAAGAGTCACCACAACGTCGGGGGTCTCCCGAAGCGGATGAAGTTCCGGCTGGTCGAACCGTTGCGCTGCCTGTTCAAGGACGAGGTGCGCATTCTCGGGCTCGAGCTGGGGTTGCCGAAGGAAGTGGTGTACCGGCAGCCGTTCCCGGGTCCGGGCCTGGCGGTGCGATGTCTGGGACCGATCGACGCCCGCAAGCTGACGGTGCTGCGGCATGCCGACGCGATTGTGGTCGAGGAGATGAAGGCCAGCGGCTGGTATTACCGGCTGTGGCAGAGTTTCGCGGTGCTGCTGCCGGTGAAGAGCGTGGGGGTGATGGGCGATGAGCGGACCTACGAGGACACGTTGTGCGTGCGGGCGGTGGAGTCGCAGGACGGGATGACGGCGGACTGGGTGAAGCTGCCGTACGAGCTGTTGGAGAAGATATCCAACCGGATTGTGAACGAGGTGTCCGG of Verrucomicrobiia bacterium contains these proteins:
- the guaA gene encoding glutamine-hydrolyzing GMP synthase; amino-acid sequence: MPEQIVILDFGSQYTQVIARRIRECSVYSTIVRYDTPAEEIRAMTPRGIILSGGPSSVYAPGAPHPDRGIFRLGVPVLGICYGLQVLAHFLGGKVEKGTKREFGKGTLAVLDPECPLFEGLPGTLQVWNSHGDRLTRLPRGFSVVATTENSDYAVIEHRERRFLGLQFHPEVVHTPRGKEILSNFVHGICGCGKEWTMRHYLDQAVEQIRADVGKERILLGLSGGVDSSVAAALIHRAVGDQLTCIFVNNGLLRAREDEVVREVFGRNFRIRLQYEDATRLFLSRLKGVSDPEKKRKVIGRTFIEVFEAATKRAGAARFLAQGTLYPDVIESEPIGGNPAALIKSHHNVGGLPKRMKFRLVEPLRCLFKDEVRILGLELGLPKEVVYRQPFPGPGLAVRCLGPIDARKLTVLRHADAIVVEEMKASGWYYRLWQSFAVLLPVKSVGVMGDERTYEDTLCVRAVESQDGMTADWVKLPYELLEKISNRIVNEVSGVNRCVFDITSKPPGTIEWE